In Porites lutea chromosome 8, jaPorLute2.1, whole genome shotgun sequence, the genomic stretch catgacctctaaatgtaagacttagcgcggcaaaaatgagatttactcagtcaaaggttagaatgctacatgcactgtgtagtgctagtaatctTCGCGCgtaagagagaaaagaagaaaaacctctgttcaagcagactctcaaggtcacgtttcgcccgtatcacgagcttatgatgttttgtttggcctgtcaactcttatttctcaccggatattatttcacaatttatgcgaaatagaataccctgccagcgggacgctggaacacgattaacgacggcgttacgcagacgtcccttttccgcgtgcaacaaaggaaataggagacgtctgcacgcaggcaagaaCATTGTTTGAATAACGGGATGGGAGAATACCTCCCCAGTTCGATTAAATGACAAACATGACGAAAACATGACGCTAAAAGAGGTCGAGGAAAGAGAGACTATTAGGTCGCGTTCTGAGTTTTGTTCGTTCTGGTCATGACTCAACCAGGCGAAATCGATGGTGTAACGAAGCAAATGAATCAAAGCTTTAATCCAGTGATTCACAGGAGAATTCAAGAGACGATGCGCAATCCGACTGTTTTGAAATGGTTGGCTTTGCCTCACCTCGTAGTTTTCAGGTAATTCTCCAGACGCAGCCGTCGAAAAACGTTACAGAACAGTATAAAGAGAGAACATGCAAATGTAAGTCGGCGGGGGGCGCCACGTAATATCACTCTATGTCAGGCTCATTTTCAGctccccctcctgataattattgcacagtccctaaagcccttgaacctttttttatcTACTAAAGATACTTCAAAGTCAAAATAAAATCTTACCCCAAAGAACGTCACTGTATCCTCCAAAGACCCTTAGGCCTTTCTTTATGATGAAGATAGCATTTCCTTTCTTATCACATCGCATAACCTTGCGATTGAATATCATTTTATCCAAAGGGAAGGAAGCAGTGCTACTGATCGCTTCATGTTAGTGGAAACCGGTTTTTAACGCTCCAACCTCGGATGGGCCCTTGGCTCCAATGCAAAATCTATCTTTTTACTTTAAGAATTAGGCTGGGCGTTTATACAGGGCGCCGCTTTGAAAATAATGTAACTCCGTTGagagaaaaaaacttgaaaaaaataatgtagcTGGTTAATATGGATTTAAGTTGAATTTATAGTTAGAATGTTGTCACTGAATTTAACTCATTTGAACGGGTGAAATGTAGAGAGCTTATTAGGTAAAGTGTAAACGGCGTATGTCTCGGGCAACTAATTCATCATTCGAACAATCGTATTTGTCGCTCTCTGTACTGAAGCATTATTCTATAGTAAACTACATTGCGAGTAGCATTATTGAAATCATTTTGCACTTACGAGGAACAACGGTAGGAGTATTTTAAGGTGTCAGTGAAACACCCGTGGCAGtaaagcaggggcacccaacgacaattttcgggaaaatatctgttcggaagacgatttgagatctagaattttcggaacatttgatgtaaaatttcttgcttgcctgcctctcctaggagtTTAGGAACatctaggaaatccgaacagatgaaaaatttttaggagataaaaatatgcctatatctaccgtttaaatactaaaatacgtttaacaattctatgtttgagtggttttgaactatattctcgttgggtgcccctgctaaaGCCCTTTAAAGGTACTTAAAAATCAAGTTGAATTCTTACCCCAAGGAATGTCAGTGTATCCTCCAAAGACATATTGGCCTTCCTGTATGATGGTCACAGTATTTCTTTTGTGATCACATTTTTGGTGGAAGATTGTGTTACTCCAACCATGTGAGGTAGCATTGTAGCAAAGAAGCCAGGAAGAATCCTCCCCAACCTCAGGAGCCTTGGCAAGAAAACGGTGAAGATGTTGCAGATAAGACTGATTTCTATGTAATATTGTTGAGTTTATTGAAAATTCTGAAAATGGAAACATATGGATGATACAAAAAGGTTATTTTGGATGAGAAAATATCACGGTCAGGGAATCCATCCTTATATTTGCGTACCTAGCCACAGCCTCATTTTACACATGTCCTGCATTTAGATTAGATAGAAAGGTAAATAGGTGGTATAGTAAATGAACGACGAATGAATGGATGGCTGGATGAATGATTAATCtttcgtttaaaaaaaactgcatgCATGCATATTAGATCAGGGATGATAATGAACAAGTGAAAGCGGAAGGTagcattaaaaacaaaaccagtcaaaagaagcaaaaaagacCTTTAACTCCACAGCAAACAAGCATAGCAGCAAAGCCACGCGACAATTCCGGAATAAGCGAGAACGTGAAAGTGAGTAATTATAGCACGGTTCTCCTAAGGTAGATCTCTTCTTTgctcttgttttctttgctcAAACTCGAGGTAAAACTGAATACATTTTTTATGGGATAATAGTGGACggtttcttagaaatcgattttgagataaatattagcgataaaaaatcacgacgtttcgacctcttcgaggtcattttcaagtgtataaaagttctctaaattagcataaataagttaaaaacaagttataatagataaaaatgtggtgaacgctaaaatgtgataaaatatgtaaaaatgtaaaaagtgctaaaaatatttataaagtcaacggaaataaaacaatgttaataaGAACTAccctaaacaaataatttggcgcgaattgaatcgcactgtttgttaagcgtcggtttcagttcttggataaaaaacatttcaaaaataagacagtcaaatttgttctgacactttcttaagattctaaaactttgtgcgatgtcttcaggctccatatcatgctgctctctgaggtggtttccgattgccgatcctttgtgttcttcaattcgttggtgtaggtgtcggcacgtgtagccaacatagcctgcatcacacaggctacactggaaagaatacaccacgcattgttgactcacaagaggcggcttgtcttccttgatcttaatttcatctttgatcttcctacttgtgtaaactgggctgatgtctgcgttgatcttcctactcaggtcagccagctgtttacgtacTACGTTTGCTGATTTCTGGTCTTTGAAGGGCAACACGATTCTGATTGGGGCTTCTCTTTTATCAGCCACTTGGGTGTGTGAATCCTCGGACACTTTGGATTCAATGAATTGGCGAATGGTTGACTGCACAAGGTCGTCTGGATAGCGCAATCGGGAGAAGATCTCTTTAAGGCGTTCACATTCCTCGTGAAAAAACTTCCACGTAGACGAGAGTTTAAACGCACGGTTAAGCATGGTGTTCAGGAGTGACCGTTTGTATCTGGCGTCAACGTGACTGTGGTAGTGTAGCAGAAGTCCAGTGTCcgttggttttctgtaaaccgTGGTGTCTAGGCGGCAACCATTCCTGATAACATTCATTCCGAGAAAGGGAAGCTTGccattttcttcgagctccatTGTAAAATTGATAGAGGGATGACACTCGTTTAATGTCGTCAGGAATTCTGAGGCTGCTGTCAGATCCGGCATTGCGCTAAGTGTATCATCTACATAGCGCTTGTAGAAGGTAGGCAACTTGTTCTCTGTTTCCAGCTGTTTCTCGATTTTGCACATGAAGGCGTTTGCCATTAGGGGACCTAGTGGCGAGCCCATAGCAACACCGTCCACTTGCTCGTACAAGTTCCCTTCAAACTGGAAGAGCTGATTTTTGGTGGCGATTCTCAACAGCTCTATCAAATCAAACTTCGTGATGTTAAGATCGTGCTCTCTGTTAAACCAGTCGTTTTCAAAGGCTCTCTCTGCGATACTCTCGATAGTTTCATCCACTGGAACATTAGTGAACAGTGACGATACATCATAGGACACCAGAACCTCATggtctttgattttcatttcacGAAGTTCGTCGGCAAAAACAAAGGTGTCATTGACGGTATGTTCGTTGACGGACAGGGGCTTTAACTTTTCGTCCAGCCACTTAGCAAGTTTATAATTATACGTTCCTGTGGCTGATAGTATCGGACGCATTGCTAACTTCTTCTTGTGGGTTTTTGGAAGACCGTAAAGATGTGCGAGTCTAGAACCCTTTTGGATTACTGAGTCAGCGATGCTTTTGGGTAGGATCCTTTGTACAGCCGAGGACAACTCCTTCTCCTTTTGAAGTAATGGATGGTAAAACTTCGGAGGTCTACCTCGTGTTTTTGGTCTCTCGAGGCTTACCGGTGCGAATTTCGTCTCGTCACTAATGGATGATTCTTTCAGCAGACGTACGTAGTCTGATTTATCCATTACAACCACGCCAGTGCCCTTATCAGGCTTTGTGATAACAATGTCATCTCTCTTCTTAAGTTGACTTATCGCCCTCAGCATTGCTTTCGGTGGTGATGGACCCTTGCGTTCGCTGTAATTAAGCGCAATAGATCTCAGGGTTGCTGCTGCTAATTCTTTTGCGCCGCTGTCGTTGAGATTCGGTTCGAGCTTCCAGTAAGCTTTCTCGAAGGTTGCATGGATTTCCCTCGATGATATTCGTTGTGGTAGAGCAAAGTTAAGCCCTCTACACAAGATCAGCTTTTGGAAGAAGGAAAGCCTGTACGAAGATATGTTCTTGATGTGCTCATCGATGTTCGTCTCGGCGGTCAGAAGTCTTGAGATCTTTTTAGTGTGAACACTCATCTGTTGTTGATACTGCTCGTTGCGAAGGATGACCATCGTTTTTAGAATGCAGATGAAGCGAAGAGGCGAGCATTCGTCTTGGATTTCCCGGTAAATTTCATTGATTTCACTTCTCAACTCCGAACTTGCTAAGTGGCTGGACGAAAAGTTAAAGCCCCTGTCCGTCAACGAACATACCGTCAATGACATCTTTGTTTTTGCCGACGAAATTCgtgaaatgaaaatcaaagaccATGAGGTTCTGGTGTCCTATGATGTATCGTCACTGTTCACTAATGTTCCAGTGGATGAAACTATCGAGAGTATCGCAGAGAGAGCCTTTGAAAACGACTGGTTTAACAGAGAGCACGATCTTAACATCACGAAGTTTGATTTGATAGAGCTGTTGAGAATCGCCACCAAAAATCAGCTCTTCCAGTTTGAAGGGAACTTGTACGAGCAAGTGGACGGTGTTGCTATGGGCTCGCCACTAGGTCCCCTAATGGCAAACGCCTTCATGTGCAAAATCGAGAAACAGCTGGAAACAGAGAACAAGTTGCCTACCTTCTACAAACGCTATGTAGATGATACACTTAGCGCAATGCCGGATCTGACAGCAGCCTCAGAATTCCTGACGACATTAAACGAGTGTCATCCCTCTATCAATTTTACAatggagctcgaagaaaatggCAAGCTTCCCTTTCTCGGAATGAATGTTATCAGGAATGGTTGCCGCCTAGACACCAcggtttacagaaaaccaacgGACACTGGACTTCTGCTACACTACCACAGTCACGTTGACGCCAGATACAAACGGTCACTCCTGAACACCATGCTTAACCGTGCGTTTAAACTCTCGTCTACGTGGAAGTTTTTTCACGAGGAATGTGAACGCCTTAAAGAGATCTTCTCCCGACTGCGCTATCCAGACGACCTTGTGCAGTCAACCATTCGCCAATTCATTGAATCCAAAGTGTCCGAGGATTCACACACCCAAGTGGCTGATAAAAGAGAAGCCCCAATCAGAATCGTGTTGCCCTTCAAAGACCAGAAATCAGCAAACGTAgtacgtaaacagctggctgacctgagtaggaagatcaacgcagacatcagcccagtttacacaagtaggaagatcaaagatgaaattaagatcaaggaagacaagccgcctcttgtgagtcaacaatgcgtggtgtattcttttcagtgtagcctgtgtgatgcaggctatgttggctacacgtgccgacacctacaccaacgaattgaagaacacaaaggatcggcaatcggaaaccacctcagagagcagcatgatatggagcctgaagacatcgcacaaagttttagaatcttaagaaagtgtcagaacaaatttgactgtcttatttttgaaatgttttttatccaagaactgaaaccgacgcttaacaaacagtgcgattcaattcgcgccaaattatttgtttagagtagttcttgttaacattgttttatttccattgactttataaatatttttagcactttttacatttttacatattttatcacattttagcgttcaccacatttttatctattataacttgtttttaacttatttatgctaatttagagaacttttatacacttgaaaatgacctcggagaggtcgaaacgtcgtgattttttatcgctaatatttatctcaaaatcaaTAGTGGACGGAAGGATGTAATAAAGGGTTTGGCGGACGAATGGGTACTAGATTAATATCAATATTTTTGGGGGGTAGATCAAAGACTATTGGGCATCGCGGTAATACTGTCTCTTGAACAGACCACTGGCGTTTTCCAAAGTAAGTAGATTATTCGCTGACATGCGTCCCAACCATGCATCACCTCGAGCACTACCAGTTTTGTATAattgttcgtttttgttttggaacAGAGCTACACTTGTACATGTATGCATCTTCATTTCGAATGATCCCGTGATTCAGCGTTGGTCTTACAAATTGTACACATACAATTTTCTCCCGTGTTAGTAATGCCGTGAACTGTGGTGATAGTTGATATGAATTGATGCGGTGTCTCCGCTAAAAAGAGCTTCTGCATTTATCAATTCACAACCTGACTTGGCAGGAATCGAATATTGGTCGTTTTGTGAACCATAATGTTTCTATCCAAGTAAAATTGTGCAAGAGCTGTTTGAAGATGTGTAACTGGTTTGTTGCGTGACTGAGAATGACTTCAGAACTTTTTCAACTACTAAGCCACCTTCCAAGACTTGAAAAAGGCTGTTCCGGatctcttttttttccatttaaccctttaaaccctaagagtgataagcatcaaatttcttcttGTAATTGCGATGCTTTGTAAAAGAGAGTCGtaatgagaattaaggacatgatcacacaagatgtatttgcttgatattttgtcaacttctccccactgtCTACTTCTATagtaaatgaataggggcaacaaaggACAATTTTAATTTAGATCTTAGGGTTTAGAGGGTTAAAGGATTAGTCGATCATAAATGGATTATCTCGCACCAGTACAGAAAAGGGGGCAGAGGCATATAACCCCGAAGCGTATAAATTTGTTGCAATGCTCGGGTTTTTTAgggaaccaatcaaaattttaCTTCCTAATATGGAATTACTGATAAGCGAGATTGTCGCGCGAGTGCGATGTAAATGATGCGGTGCAAAAGGCATTTACTGTTTTACGAGGTAATATATGACAAAAAACGGAATAGAGTATTAACCCCCAAATGACCAAGACTGAGTTAGTTTCTCCTAACAAGACAAAGTCGACTACCAATGACATGCACCGTATTAAAAAAGAAGcgattttttaaagttgttaCTTCAGAAACGGTTTTTTCGTCACCATTAGCGCAAATAACCTTTATAAAATCACTTACTATCTATCTAGAATAACTAGTAAcacatattttcaaagaaaattctttagtTGCTAAACTGGAAAGTAGAAATTGTATAAAATTCCCTGACATTTTCGCAGAAGTGATGCGTGCAATAAGATACTGAATAAGAAGGATGAAACTCATGCAAGTTAATATTAAAGACTTAGATGCGGCAATCATGTTTTCAACTAATGTTATGAATGAGCAAACAGAACACAATAAACAGACAAattgtttcttgaaaatttttattcaaaaatccaTACGTTCAGGATCCCGTTCCCACAAgtaaaatcggctgagcacatggcaaaaattAACACTAAAATTATTTGTCTCAGATCGGGTGCATTTcccaatttttcttgaaaattctatcaaaaatgtataaaacgtctatgaaacatttataaatacacaaatttcctttcaataTCGTACTTTCCTCGAGCATAATGTGTAAAATTTAAGTTTACctgaaaattctgtaaaacgGTTGCTGACTTGGTCGTAGTTCAGAAAAGGACAAGCGCTCCGCCGTGAAAGAAACAAGGTCGAAGTCCTCGAAGGTAAATTTCGCAGCTTAACACTTTTGTTTGtccccaaaaagaaaaaaaaacttttacatgTCACACGTCTCATCAAAACTGCCATACATGTGTTCGCGTACTGTTCTGAATGAATTAAAAGATCTACACTTTCAAAAAAAAGAGTCCGTTCCGACTTCCTCGGCGCCTTGTACAACGTTTCTGCAAAGCTTGCCATATTATTTTGTTTGGAGTCGCCATGCTGGTTTTGTTGAATGAGAACAGAAGTTGCAGATAACTGGTTTGCTGTGGTAGATAGGTTTGCAGCTAGTAGGCTGAGGATGAACTTTGTCGGTCAAAGAGGCTGCATACGCATTTTGCTGATTTCGGCGAGAGGCTTTGCGATATCGTGAAGAAATGCAAACATCCTTGTCTTATTTCGTCGCTGGTCGATGTTTTCAAGCCATACCGCCTATAACTTTGTGGCTCTTTATGTTTTCCCAGGGTTGCATTTTATAGCAGCATAATTACTTCATCTTTTATGCCACTAAACGATTTCTTTCGGTTGTAGACATACATGTATAAGCGTTGCAAGCCCAGCCCAAAGGTTTTAGCCTTGAATTCTCTGATTGCATATTTGGGCGAAATAATTTTccgtacttctgattggatggcTGCGTCGTCTAAAAAACCCGAGCATGGTTCTAAACGGATAAGGGGAATTTAGACGcttcggggttatatgcttctgaaaGGGGGTTAATAGTTACTCCCTAAGAGTTATCCGAGGATGTATTTTACATAAAGATGCAAATATTTAGAGATGAGCTCTGACGTCATCCACAATAGTCGTGACAACTGAGATGTTAGATTTgaataagtaagtaaataataactgaataaataaatgaaattattaCAAAAGAGCGATTTTGTTATAATTTACTTCAATTTATAATAGTAAATCACTGAACCTTAACCCTTTTTGTACTGAACCAGAAGTCTCAAAACTAACGGAGAGCTAGACAGGAATTTTCAGAACCAACCTGAACAGTTGTGGCCATTCCCAAAGTACCCTGGTTTGCAACTACAGTTGAAGGACCCTTCGGTGTTGGTGCAGGTGGCATTTTCGCTACAATTGTGAGAGTTGTTCAGGCATTCATCTGCGTCTGAGTGATAATTTCAATAGATATTAAATTTATTCTGAATAAACAGGGAGTCAATAGAGTCACCggtataatataattattagcctgcgtagctggcggtattgtgtagtagtcgagtgagatttggttGGCAGCGGTTAAACACATTTCCTTTCTCGCACTGATTTCAGAACATGACATCAGTCACCTCTCAAACTATAGCGAATTATTTTAAATGGATTTGAAAAAACCCAAAGAATTTTACCTGCACAATTGTATCCACATCACCTTCCCGTACCCTGGCTTAAAGAAGCTAGTGAATGATCCTTGGGTATTATGGCACAAAGCTTTCTCATGACAGTTTTTAAACCGATCTGTGTTACACTCGTCTACAGTTGTATATCTAAACAAGAACTCTCTTACAGAGGCattcagtctcgcttgcttggagctagatcgagaaatgaggaagCCGTTTATTCTACACGAAATacgatttactcgctaaagctacctcctactttatcgacgtcgatactttttatttgtttctgaattgatttagtgcGCGTGTTAGCGACAACCGGAAATAACGTCTGCGGTCGCAAGcaatacgcgtgtataaatacacgaaaattcaagggcctcgattccagaagagaaataacatcattgccagagatctaaaaagtgatttacatggcacgtcatttcaatcatcgcccaAAATAAACCGCATTCTGATCACAAGATCCATTTGCATGCaataaaagtttacaacacccgaccatctcagttttgctaattaagtgGCTGTCCACCTAAGAGCGGTCCGGCGAGTTTGGGATCGCCAGTAAAccttctctttattttttgtgggtGAAAAGGACTTAATGAGGAATGATTAAAATCGAGctaacttttttcaaaatccttttcTGTGCTTCGCTACAGGACAAAACTTCTTTCCCGTCTGAGagcgctttttcaactttattcaATAGCCaaaattcagtaattttaaaAGCCGCGCTTCTTCGTAACAGATAAATATCGCGAAATTCTACATAGTACAATGGATTTAGCTGCATTTGACTTGTCCTATGACGGAATCTTGGATAATTTGacgcaaaattaaattaaattaatgagATCAAAGACGAGCCACTTTGcggttttttttctcccttGACAAATTCCTCCAaagtaaaagctaaaatctccaAAGTGGTACAAAAATCACAGGCAAAATGCacttcacagcaaagatcaTTCCTTATTCTGTTAGAAAATAAAGTCAAAGGTGCGGGTATCATTCTGCGTCGGACGTGGACAAGCGTTTTTGAGAGCTCCTTTTGTCAGTATTTACCTAAAATTGCACGTTTGGCGCCTACTCTTAAACTCACATGATGAGGCTGATAT encodes the following:
- the LOC140945797 gene encoding uncharacterized protein, which translates into the protein MVILRNEQYQQQMSVHTKKISRLLTAETNIDEHIKNISSYRLSFFQKLILCRGLNFALPQRISSREIHATFEKAYWKLEPNLNDSGAKELAAATLRSIALNYSERKGPSPPKAMLRAISQLKKRDDIVITKPDKGTGVVVMDKSDYVRLLKESSISDETKFAPVSLERPKTRGRPPKFYHPLLQKEKELSSAVQRILPKSIADSVIQKGSRLAHLYGLPKTHKKKLAMRPILSATGTYNYKLAKWLDEKLKPLSVNEHTVNDTFVFADELREMKIKDHEVLVSYDVSSLFTNVPVDETIESIAERAFENDWFNREHDLNITKFDLIELLRIATKNQLFQFEGNLYEQVDGVAMGSPLGPLMANAFMCKIEKQLETENKLPTFYKRYVDDTLSAMPDLTAASEFLTTLNECHPSINFTMELEENGKLPFLGMNVIRNGCRLDTTVYRKPTDTGLLLHYHSHVDARYKRSLLNTMLNRAFKLSSTWKFFHEECERLKEIFSRLRYPDDLVQSTIRQFIESKVSEDSHTQVADKREAPIRIVLPFKDQKSANVVRKQLADLSRKINADISPVYTSRKIKDEIKIKEDKPPLVSQQCVVYSFQCSLCDAGYVGYTCRHLHQRIEEHKGSAIGNHLREQHDMEPEDIAQSFRILRKCQNKFDCLIFEMFFIQELKPTLNKQCDSIRAKLFV
- the LOC140946593 gene encoding uncharacterized protein, with amino-acid sequence LLNSELAKWLDEKLKPLSVNEHTVNDIFVFADEIREMKIKDHEVLVSYDVSSLFTNVPVDETIESIAERAFENDWFNREHDLNITKFDLIELLRIATKNQLFQFEGNLYEQVDGVAMGSPLGPLMANAFMCKIEKQLETENKLPTFYKRYVDDTLSAMPDLTAASEFLTTLNECHPSINFTMELEENGKLPFLGMNVIRNGCRLDTTVYRKPTDTGLLLHYHSHVDARYKRSLLNTMLNRAFKLSSTWKFFHEECERLKEIFSRLRYPDDLVQSTIRQFIESKVSEDSHTQVADKREAPIRIVLPFKDQKSANVVRKQLADLSRKINADISPVYTSRKIKDEIKIKEDKPPLVSQQCVVYSFQCSLCDAGYVGYTCRHLHQRIEEHKGSAIGNHLREQHDMEPEDIAQSFRILRKCQNKFDCLIFEMFFIQELKPTLNKQCDSIRAKLFV